A single region of the Yersinia entomophaga genome encodes:
- a CDS encoding ShlB/FhaC/HecB family hemolysin secretion/activation protein, translating into MIKRIGLYFLLVSSPVQAATQPAMGNFLPLGESEARRSLQNSAREVNELMEQRRYQQLRQPKAIEEDVIPAQAALPESDRCLAIKGVYLQGITLLGMGELNKLTALPSDCITSNDINRLTHELTRLYVRQGYITARVNFVPLNADGELGINVIEGVVEKIEGGDYWVNSRLLFPDVVGKPLKLSQLDQGLDQANRLQSNQTKLDILPGRSTGGSIIRLNNTHKKPWLLTGTLDNYGQKNTGEWLVRTTASVDSPFGLSDFVSMNISSTIKDESRHHNRAYTLLYSLPYGAWTFSSFASYSEYLNYQRLPLNTVKLDGNTQQYGGRADYMFYRDQEQIDALNVQLTYKNVNNYLESSRLGISSTTLTVLELGANHLQILPRGVLSLNASVERGLSWFGADKASSHRSANYPDAQFTKAKMFATLSQRFSLWEQPYQLTHLFYGQYSRDPLPGVEWLSLTDRSAVRGFSRNTLSADNGWYLQNTLSRPMTLGNASLTPRIGVDVGRVQAHRDAVGWQSNMGLSAGVSFKYSQAVVDLDVSRGWLLSDQKSPTDPIQVLARLSYSF; encoded by the coding sequence ATGATAAAAAGAATCGGACTCTATTTTCTGCTCGTCAGTAGCCCCGTCCAGGCGGCGACTCAGCCCGCTATGGGGAATTTTTTACCGCTAGGTGAAAGCGAAGCGCGCCGCTCTTTGCAGAACAGCGCCCGTGAGGTTAATGAGCTAATGGAACAGCGTCGCTACCAACAGTTGCGCCAACCTAAGGCGATTGAAGAGGACGTTATTCCTGCTCAGGCGGCGTTGCCGGAATCCGATCGTTGTCTGGCGATAAAGGGCGTTTATTTACAGGGAATAACCCTTTTAGGAATGGGTGAACTGAATAAACTGACCGCTTTACCTTCGGATTGCATTACCAGCAATGATATCAATCGCCTGACTCATGAATTAACCCGTCTCTATGTTAGGCAGGGTTATATCACCGCTCGCGTGAATTTTGTTCCGCTGAATGCTGACGGCGAATTGGGCATCAATGTTATTGAGGGCGTGGTAGAGAAAATAGAAGGGGGCGATTATTGGGTGAATAGCCGATTATTATTCCCTGATGTTGTAGGTAAGCCGCTCAAATTGTCGCAGCTTGATCAAGGTTTAGACCAGGCCAATCGATTGCAATCCAATCAGACGAAATTAGATATTTTGCCAGGGAGGAGCACCGGCGGTTCTATTATTCGTCTAAACAATACGCATAAAAAGCCCTGGTTGCTCACAGGCACGTTGGATAACTATGGTCAGAAAAATACCGGAGAGTGGTTGGTCCGTACTACCGCTAGCGTAGATAGCCCATTTGGTTTATCTGACTTTGTCAGCATGAATATCAGCAGCACGATCAAAGATGAATCGCGGCATCATAACCGGGCTTATACCTTACTTTATTCTTTGCCCTACGGAGCTTGGACATTCAGCAGTTTTGCCAGTTATTCCGAATACCTGAATTACCAGCGCTTACCGCTTAATACCGTGAAACTGGATGGCAATACCCAGCAGTACGGCGGGCGCGCAGATTATATGTTTTATCGCGACCAGGAGCAGATCGATGCCCTGAACGTTCAGCTGACCTATAAGAACGTGAATAACTACCTTGAGTCTTCCCGTTTAGGTATCAGCAGTACCACCCTGACGGTATTGGAGTTGGGTGCCAATCATTTGCAAATTCTTCCGCGCGGCGTGCTCAGCCTAAATGCCAGCGTAGAACGGGGACTCAGTTGGTTTGGCGCGGATAAAGCCAGTTCGCATCGGTCGGCTAACTACCCTGATGCCCAATTCACCAAAGCGAAAATGTTTGCCACTCTCAGCCAGCGTTTTAGCCTGTGGGAGCAGCCTTACCAACTCACTCACCTGTTTTACGGCCAGTACAGTCGCGATCCCTTGCCGGGGGTCGAATGGCTAAGCCTGACCGATCGCAGCGCGGTGCGCGGTTTTAGCCGCAATACCCTTTCGGCGGATAACGGCTGGTATCTGCAAAATACATTATCACGGCCGATGACGCTCGGTAATGCCAGCTTGACGCCGCGCATAGGCGTTGACGTAGGGCGTGTTCAAGCCCATCGCGATGCCGTTGGCTGGCAGAGCAATATGGGGCTGAGTGCCGGTGTGTCCTTCAAATATTCGCAGGCGGTGGTTGATCTGGATGTGAGCCGAGGATGGCTGCTTTCCGATCAAAAAAGTCCCACCGACCCGATTCAGGTGTTAGCTCGCCTGAGCTACAGCTTTTAG
- a CDS encoding hemagglutinin repeat-containing protein, translating into MKKSKFRLSPSGKLAASLAIIITSLTATQAADIIGAGDAGHNPGISQAANGAAVVNIVTPNASGLSHNQYQDFNVNKPGAVLNNALNDGQSQLAGQLNANPNLNGQAANVILNEVISRNPSLLLGKQEIFGMAADYVLANPNGIACDGCGFINTNRSALVVGNPLLEKGALTGFNTFGNDNTLSIRSGGLQANSVLDLIAPKIDSRGKVIATQQINALSGHNQTAADGSLVRAEDVPNSSLDSYYLGSMQAGRIRLVNTTVGSGVNLAGEFTGLEGIDVSSQGNLGLQAANLRGGDIGLQGKNIDAQGVVKNSSTNRDGSENYNSTWSGQYVNDRSTTQRLQRTVLTGKNITLNASDRNRLTATDIQGDNVTLQGGELTLDGQMLTQTQGHTHNQDKLTWRHNVTTESEQRQQIGTSVKARENATLKATAGDIQLKGSSVEAGNNLALNATGDIQLTGLVEQKKSTETGYRKNHTASLLTGNWQESSESESLKKSQLRAGDNLGLTAGNAVVSRAGNVQAGKDLLVTAEKVRIDVQKTANRKTQKDNKTAWGGIGGGDNKDNANLQEISQASELTAGGKLLVSGNQGVTITGSKVKGTQGGFVQTQHGDLVIDNAVSTTTDKVNSRTGTVFNITKGSQKTNNSMQQTVGSELKSDADLKLFSQQDITVVGSLVKSAGELGIDALGDVNVKAAELQHKIDEEKTALSLKGHAEKTGDKQYRAGVNLDHTRDTENTERSENKSSTLSGGSVTLASGKDVTFTGSQLVAHHGDAKVSGNNVTFTAAEDQTTSESSHAKTGGGFYYVGGMDKAGSGIQVGHESSKTHSDGSKALVSGTQVSGDLVIAAKGDLTHQGTQQQIGGKYQVDADNVHNLAAKNSDNSTTTTLKVGVDIGVNADYSAITRPLERAGGKVASLDAGGTLNDIGGIGAPNVGIDVNASGSSSDVRKNSEQAVVNTVNAGDISINAGGAIRDQGTQYKANQGGVTLDAESHSHEAAVNRDQTVSRETNGSAGVRVYTTTGSDVVVDAKGQGGTTRSDKINEQAVAGGISAVDGITIRVKDDARYTGTALDAGKGKVNVTAGGDIAFEQATDRETENHSGFNVKASGKGGFTADSKSFGGGLGGDYDKGESKTSHANVSQLQGLQGVELNAGQDLTLQGSEIGSKDRPVGDVTLNGNKVDLQAAQSSHWEKSTKFSGNLDAGGSKGETDKKTSAGGNFGFAADYAKVDQSTNDAQGGGITSSGNLNIQANGDNEQAIHLEGTQVSSKNTVLNADNGGIVLESAKSGEHKDNWNLGGKANGKLGQSFGKDEQGAVDSASGKKTHTAGVGATFGLDRKQAGTQQNTQIATGDLSFSSDADTVLAGAKVKADKVDGSVGGDLRIESRRDTEQSLKVGVDVGLSHTNDPNSSVVSKVSKVGTPRYADKVKETLEGGANKVFDKAEEKYNQTARGLDSKQDTTNGVSFSKAEDKVTLPETLANEKEGSALWDKGARKAGNVAKESLLGPAGRDGHFKVTADVVKNDAVGEQTALSGKQGVNLTVQGKTQLIGGQIGSQKGQVDLNSGGLEQSDMNGKRYHGGGSADVAATVGSLLSGSTKDILSGDSPFIKVDKGTTEVSDARGAIISHKTVK; encoded by the coding sequence ATGAAAAAAAGTAAGTTCCGCCTTTCCCCCTCAGGAAAGCTTGCCGCGTCGCTGGCGATTATCATTACTTCGCTAACCGCAACTCAGGCAGCAGATATTATCGGTGCGGGCGATGCCGGGCATAATCCGGGCATCAGTCAGGCGGCAAACGGTGCGGCGGTGGTGAATATCGTCACCCCGAACGCCTCGGGCCTGTCTCATAACCAATATCAGGATTTCAACGTTAACAAACCGGGGGCGGTGCTGAATAACGCCTTGAACGACGGACAATCTCAGTTAGCCGGTCAGCTGAACGCTAACCCCAACCTGAACGGACAGGCCGCTAACGTCATTTTGAACGAGGTCATTAGCCGCAACCCATCGTTATTGCTGGGTAAGCAGGAAATATTCGGTATGGCGGCAGATTATGTGCTGGCTAACCCGAACGGTATTGCCTGTGATGGTTGCGGGTTCATCAACACCAATCGCTCCGCTTTAGTGGTGGGAAACCCGCTGCTTGAAAAAGGAGCCTTAACCGGTTTCAACACTTTCGGCAATGACAATACTTTGAGCATTCGCTCCGGCGGATTACAGGCCAACAGCGTGTTGGATCTGATCGCGCCCAAAATTGACAGTCGCGGGAAAGTGATTGCCACGCAGCAAATTAACGCGCTCAGTGGGCACAATCAAACTGCAGCCGACGGCAGTTTAGTGCGAGCGGAGGATGTCCCGAACAGTAGTCTGGACAGCTACTATCTCGGCAGTATGCAGGCGGGTCGCATTCGCTTGGTGAATACTACTGTGGGCAGTGGCGTAAATCTGGCCGGGGAATTCACCGGGTTGGAAGGCATAGACGTAAGCTCTCAGGGCAATTTGGGCTTACAGGCAGCGAATCTGCGCGGTGGTGATATCGGTCTACAGGGTAAAAACATCGATGCTCAAGGCGTCGTGAAAAACAGCAGTACGAATCGCGACGGCAGTGAGAATTACAACAGCACCTGGAGCGGCCAGTACGTCAATGACCGCAGTACCACGCAACGATTACAGCGTACGGTATTAACCGGCAAAAATATCACGCTGAACGCCAGCGATCGTAACCGACTGACGGCGACAGATATTCAAGGGGATAATGTCACCCTGCAAGGTGGTGAACTGACGTTGGACGGGCAGATGCTGACCCAGACTCAGGGTCATACGCACAATCAGGATAAGCTTACCTGGCGGCACAATGTCACGACAGAAAGCGAACAGCGTCAGCAGATCGGGACGTCGGTCAAAGCCCGTGAGAACGCGACTCTGAAGGCCACGGCTGGTGATATTCAGTTGAAAGGCAGTAGCGTGGAAGCGGGTAACAATCTGGCACTCAACGCTACCGGCGACATTCAGCTGACGGGGTTGGTGGAGCAGAAGAAATCCACCGAAACTGGCTATCGCAAAAATCACACGGCCAGCTTACTGACGGGAAACTGGCAGGAAAGCAGCGAAAGTGAAAGTCTGAAGAAAAGCCAACTACGAGCGGGCGATAATCTGGGGCTAACGGCCGGCAACGCGGTGGTCAGTCGCGCAGGCAATGTGCAAGCCGGTAAAGATTTGCTGGTCACGGCGGAAAAGGTGCGGATTGACGTGCAGAAAACCGCCAATAGAAAAACTCAGAAAGATAATAAAACGGCCTGGGGCGGAATTGGCGGCGGTGATAATAAAGACAATGCCAATTTACAGGAAATCAGCCAGGCTTCAGAACTGACGGCGGGCGGTAAACTTTTGGTGTCCGGTAATCAGGGCGTCACTATTACCGGTAGTAAAGTAAAAGGGACGCAGGGCGGTTTTGTGCAAACCCAACACGGCGATTTGGTGATTGATAATGCCGTGAGTACCACTACCGATAAAGTGAATAGCCGCACCGGAACCGTATTCAACATCACCAAGGGTTCACAAAAGACCAATAACTCCATGCAGCAGACTGTAGGCAGTGAACTGAAATCCGATGCGGATTTAAAACTGTTCAGCCAGCAGGATATTACCGTGGTAGGCAGTTTGGTGAAAAGCGCGGGCGAGCTGGGCATTGACGCTCTGGGTGATGTCAATGTGAAAGCAGCCGAACTGCAACACAAAATCGATGAAGAGAAAACCGCTTTAAGCCTGAAAGGCCACGCGGAGAAAACCGGAGATAAGCAATATCGCGCGGGTGTTAATCTGGATCACACTCGCGATACCGAAAATACCGAACGCAGTGAAAACAAATCTTCAACCCTGAGCGGGGGGAGCGTGACGTTAGCATCGGGTAAAGATGTCACTTTCACTGGCTCTCAGCTGGTCGCTCATCACGGCGATGCCAAAGTCAGCGGCAACAATGTCACCTTTACAGCAGCAGAAGATCAAACCACCAGTGAAAGCAGCCACGCCAAAACCGGCGGCGGTTTCTATTACGTGGGCGGGATGGATAAAGCCGGCAGTGGTATTCAGGTGGGGCATGAAAGCAGCAAAACTCACAGCGATGGCAGCAAAGCGCTGGTTTCTGGGACTCAGGTCAGCGGAGATTTGGTGATTGCGGCCAAGGGCGACCTGACTCATCAGGGCACCCAGCAACAGATTGGTGGGAAATATCAGGTTGATGCCGATAATGTCCACAATCTGGCGGCTAAAAATAGCGATAACAGCACAACCACAACGTTGAAAGTGGGCGTAGATATCGGTGTAAACGCCGATTATAGCGCCATCACTCGCCCGTTAGAGCGCGCCGGTGGCAAGGTTGCCAGCCTGGATGCTGGCGGTACGCTTAATGATATCGGCGGAATAGGTGCGCCGAACGTTGGGATTGATGTTAACGCCAGCGGTAGCAGCAGTGATGTGCGTAAAAACAGCGAGCAAGCGGTAGTGAATACGGTGAATGCCGGTGATATTTCCATCAATGCAGGGGGAGCAATCCGCGATCAGGGAACGCAATACAAAGCTAATCAGGGCGGCGTCACCTTGGATGCAGAAAGCCATAGCCACGAAGCTGCGGTGAATCGCGATCAGACCGTTAGTCGTGAAACGAATGGCAGCGCCGGCGTGCGGGTTTACACCACGACCGGTAGCGATGTGGTCGTGGATGCTAAAGGTCAGGGAGGGACGACTCGCAGCGATAAAATCAATGAGCAAGCCGTTGCCGGTGGCATCAGCGCGGTAGACGGTATCACGATTCGGGTTAAAGACGACGCGCGCTATACCGGAACCGCTCTCGACGCTGGAAAAGGTAAAGTCAACGTCACTGCCGGTGGCGATATAGCTTTTGAACAGGCGACCGACCGCGAAACCGAAAATCATAGCGGCTTCAACGTGAAGGCTTCTGGCAAAGGTGGTTTCACCGCAGATAGCAAAAGCTTCGGCGGCGGTTTGGGCGGTGACTATGACAAAGGGGAAAGCAAGACGTCTCACGCTAACGTGAGCCAATTACAGGGCTTGCAAGGCGTAGAATTGAATGCCGGACAGGATTTAACGCTGCAAGGCAGTGAAATCGGCAGCAAAGATCGGCCGGTGGGCGATGTCACGCTGAACGGGAATAAAGTTGATTTGCAGGCCGCACAGTCCAGCCATTGGGAGAAAAGCACTAAGTTCTCCGGCAATCTGGACGCCGGTGGCAGCAAAGGGGAAACCGATAAAAAAACCAGCGCTGGCGGTAACTTCGGCTTTGCCGCAGATTACGCCAAAGTCGATCAATCGACCAACGACGCTCAAGGCGGTGGTATCACTAGCAGCGGCAACCTGAATATTCAGGCCAACGGTGATAATGAGCAAGCCATTCACCTGGAAGGTACGCAGGTGAGCAGCAAAAATACCGTTTTGAATGCGGATAATGGTGGAATTGTGCTGGAATCTGCTAAAAGCGGAGAGCACAAAGATAACTGGAATCTGGGAGGCAAAGCCAACGGTAAACTCGGCCAAAGTTTCGGTAAAGATGAGCAGGGCGCGGTAGACAGCGCCAGCGGGAAGAAAACCCACACGGCGGGCGTCGGCGCGACCTTCGGTCTCGATCGTAAACAGGCAGGCACTCAGCAAAATACCCAGATTGCGACCGGCGATCTGAGCTTCTCCAGCGATGCGGATACGGTTCTGGCCGGCGCGAAAGTCAAAGCGGATAAAGTGGACGGCAGCGTGGGCGGCGATTTGCGTATTGAAAGCCGCAGAGACACCGAACAAAGTCTGAAAGTTGGCGTTGACGTTGGATTAAGTCATACCAACGATCCGAACAGCAGCGTGGTTTCCAAAGTCTCTAAAGTCGGTACGCCACGTTACGCGGATAAAGTAAAAGAAACGCTGGAAGGCGGCGCGAACAAAGTCTTCGATAAAGCCGAGGAGAAATATAACCAAACCGCTCGCGGTCTGGACAGCAAACAAGATACCACCAACGGCGTCAGCTTCAGTAAAGCCGAGGATAAAGTGACCTTGCCGGAAACGCTCGCCAATGAGAAAGAGGGCAGCGCGCTGTGGGATAAAGGTGCACGTAAAGCGGGCAATGTGGCCAAAGAGAGTCTTTTAGGCCCGGCAGGCCGTGATGGGCACTTTAAGGTTACCGCCGATGTGGTGAAAAACGATGCCGTTGGTGAACAAACTGCGCTAAGTGGCAAGCAGGGCGTGAACCTGACCGTACAAGGTAAAACTCAGCTGATCGGCGGCCAGATCGGTAGCCAGAAAGGGCAAGTTGACCTGAACAGCGGCGGTCTTGAGCAAAGTGATATGAATGGCAAACGCTATCACGGCGGCGGCAGCGCCGATGTGGCAGCCACCGTAGGCAGCCTGTTGAGCGGCAGCACCAAAGATATTCTTTCTGGGGATTCACCGTTCATTAAAGTGGATAAAGGGACGACCGAGGTTAGCGATGCTCGCGGCGCGATTATCAGCCATAAAACGGTTAAATAA
- the argS gene encoding arginine--tRNA ligase: MNIQALLSDKVSQALIAAGAPVDSEAQVRQSAKAQFGDYQANGVMAVAKKLGMQPRQLAEKVVELLDLEGIASKVEIAGPGFINIFLDRQWVAEKVEFALTAPKLGIAPVEPQTVVIDYSAPNVAKEMHVGHLRSTIIGDAAARTLEFLGHNVIRANHVGDWGTQFGMLIAYLEKMQNENASDMGLSDLEAFYREAKKNYDEDEEFAARARAYVVKLQGGDEYCRAMWRKLVDITMTQNQISYDRLNVTLTKDDVMGESLYNSMLPGIVADLKAKGLAVESEGATVVFLDEYKNKEGEPMGVIIQKKDGGYLYTTTDIACAKYRYETLGADRVLYYIDSRQHQHLMQAWTIVRKAGYVPESVPLEHHMFGMMLGKDGKPFKTRSGGTVKLSELLDEAIERAGKLIAEKNPDMPADELAEVVNAVGIGAVKYADLSKSRTTDYVFDWDNMLALDGNTAPYMQYAYTRVVSVFKRAGVVDASSLTLPLVITEDREAALATRLLQFEETITNVAREGTPHVMCAYLYDVAGLFSSFYEHCQILNADSEESRQSRLKLAMLTAKTLKQGLDTLGIETVERM, translated from the coding sequence GTGAATATTCAGGCTCTTCTTTCAGATAAAGTCAGCCAGGCGCTGATTGCAGCAGGTGCCCCCGTCGACAGCGAAGCGCAAGTTCGCCAGTCCGCAAAGGCCCAATTTGGCGATTATCAAGCAAATGGCGTGATGGCCGTTGCCAAAAAACTCGGTATGCAACCCCGACAACTGGCTGAAAAAGTGGTTGAGCTGCTGGATCTTGAGGGTATCGCCAGCAAAGTCGAGATCGCCGGCCCCGGTTTTATCAACATCTTCCTCGACCGCCAATGGGTTGCCGAGAAAGTCGAGTTTGCCCTGACTGCGCCAAAACTGGGGATTGCTCCGGTTGAGCCTCAGACCGTGGTTATCGACTATTCTGCGCCAAACGTAGCGAAAGAAATGCATGTGGGTCACCTACGCTCCACCATTATCGGTGACGCCGCCGCGCGAACGCTTGAATTTTTGGGTCACAATGTCATTCGCGCTAACCACGTCGGAGATTGGGGCACCCAATTCGGGATGCTGATCGCCTATCTGGAAAAAATGCAGAATGAGAACGCCAGCGATATGGGTCTGTCAGATCTGGAAGCTTTCTATCGCGAAGCGAAGAAAAATTACGATGAAGACGAAGAATTTGCGGCTCGCGCTCGCGCTTACGTCGTAAAACTGCAGGGCGGGGATGAATATTGCCGCGCCATGTGGCGTAAATTGGTGGATATCACCATGACGCAAAACCAGATTTCCTACGATCGTCTGAATGTCACTCTGACCAAAGACGACGTCATGGGTGAAAGTCTGTACAACTCAATGCTGCCGGGCATTGTGGCCGATCTAAAAGCGAAAGGTCTGGCGGTTGAGAGCGAAGGCGCTACCGTTGTATTCCTCGATGAATACAAAAATAAAGAAGGCGAGCCTATGGGCGTCATTATCCAGAAAAAGGATGGCGGCTACCTTTACACCACCACAGATATCGCCTGTGCCAAATATCGTTACGAAACGCTGGGTGCCGACCGGGTGCTGTATTACATCGATTCCCGGCAGCATCAGCATTTAATGCAAGCCTGGACCATCGTGCGTAAAGCCGGTTATGTTCCAGAATCCGTGCCGTTAGAACACCATATGTTCGGCATGATGCTGGGCAAAGATGGCAAACCATTCAAAACCCGCTCTGGCGGCACCGTTAAGCTGTCTGAACTGTTGGACGAAGCTATCGAACGCGCAGGTAAGCTGATCGCGGAGAAAAACCCGGATATGCCTGCGGATGAACTGGCCGAAGTGGTAAATGCGGTCGGTATCGGCGCGGTGAAATACGCCGACCTGTCGAAAAGCCGGACTACCGATTACGTCTTCGACTGGGATAATATGCTGGCATTGGACGGCAATACCGCGCCTTACATGCAATATGCTTATACCCGCGTAGTTTCAGTGTTTAAACGCGCTGGTGTGGTAGACGCGAGCAGCCTGACGCTGCCGTTAGTCATCACCGAAGACCGCGAAGCCGCACTGGCAACCCGTTTGCTTCAATTCGAAGAAACCATTACTAACGTCGCCCGCGAAGGCACTCCGCACGTTATGTGTGCCTATCTGTACGATGTGGCCGGTTTGTTCTCTAGCTTCTACGAGCACTGCCAGATTCTGAACGCCGATAGCGAAGAAAGCCGTCAAAGCCGCCTGAAACTGGCGATGCTAACCGCCAAGACGCTGAAGCAAGGTTTGGATACTTTGGGTATTGAAACGGTAGAACGGATGTAA
- a CDS encoding VOC family protein, translating into MQALAHITELQDLVQDLPRFEQQLTDFAQRLNLDLSQFTADHISLRCHQAATADRWRSGLLQCGSLMSENLINGRPICLFDLALPLSVGPWGIDCVELPYPGNKRYPHEGWEHIELVLAGTPETLYSRALSLLPAESDLPVGVTFKFSSPKGEAERLANPTLAVSNGAITIKFHPYTLRQIIDSEHNS; encoded by the coding sequence ATGCAAGCCTTGGCACACATTACCGAATTACAGGATTTGGTACAGGATTTACCCCGTTTTGAACAACAGCTGACGGATTTTGCGCAACGGCTCAATTTGGACCTCAGCCAGTTCACCGCCGACCACATTTCTCTACGCTGTCACCAGGCCGCTACAGCCGATCGCTGGCGCAGCGGTTTGCTTCAGTGCGGTAGCCTGATGTCAGAAAATCTTATCAATGGCCGCCCTATCTGCCTGTTTGATTTAGCGCTGCCGTTGTCCGTTGGGCCTTGGGGAATTGATTGCGTAGAATTGCCTTATCCGGGAAATAAGCGTTATCCCCATGAAGGCTGGGAGCATATTGAACTGGTATTGGCCGGCACCCCGGAAACGCTGTACTCGCGGGCGTTGAGCCTGCTACCGGCAGAGTCTGACCTACCGGTAGGCGTGACCTTCAAATTCAGTTCGCCAAAAGGGGAAGCCGAACGTTTGGCTAACCCCACGCTGGCGGTAAGCAACGGCGCGATTACCATTAAGTTCCATCCCTATACATTAAGGCAAATTATTGACAGTGAGCACAATAGTTAA
- the cutC gene encoding copper homeostasis protein CutC, whose protein sequence is MTKLEICCYSVDCAQTAERAGADRIELCSGQSEGGLTPSLGALMQARATVTIPVHPIVRPRGGDFCYSESDFAIMKNDIAQIRDMGFAGVVVGVLDEEGHIDLPRMREIMEISGPLAVTFHRAFDMCLNPMVALEQLTQLGVARILTSGQQQNAELGLTLLRDLVNATQGPIIMAGAGVRLSNMQKFLEIGVTELHSSAGRTRPSTMRYRKAGVTMCADNDVDEFARYCVDEEVVEAMKSLLCITEPLPRSA, encoded by the coding sequence ATGACTAAGTTAGAAATTTGTTGCTATAGCGTCGATTGCGCGCAGACCGCTGAGCGCGCTGGAGCCGATAGAATTGAGTTGTGCTCAGGTCAGTCTGAAGGCGGCCTGACGCCAAGTTTGGGCGCGCTGATGCAAGCGCGTGCCACGGTAACCATTCCGGTCCACCCGATAGTCCGGCCGCGCGGTGGTGATTTCTGCTATAGCGAGAGTGATTTTGCGATCATGAAAAATGATATCGCACAAATTCGGGATATGGGGTTTGCCGGAGTTGTCGTCGGCGTACTGGATGAAGAAGGGCACATTGATTTGCCGCGAATGCGTGAAATCATGGAGATCAGCGGCCCGCTGGCGGTCACTTTCCATCGGGCATTTGATATGTGTCTGAATCCGATGGTGGCGTTGGAACAGTTAACGCAGTTGGGCGTGGCGCGGATTTTGACCTCCGGCCAACAGCAAAATGCCGAGTTGGGGTTAACCTTACTGCGCGATCTGGTGAACGCGACCCAGGGGCCGATTATTATGGCCGGTGCCGGTGTGCGCTTGTCAAATATGCAGAAATTCTTAGAAATTGGCGTCACGGAATTACACAGTTCCGCAGGCCGCACACGTCCTTCCACCATGCGTTACCGTAAAGCCGGTGTCACTATGTGTGCAGATAACGATGTGGATGAATTTGCTCGCTATTGCGTGGATGAAGAAGTGGTGGAGGCGATGAAAAGCCTGTTATGTATTACCGAACCGCTGCCACGTTCCGCCTGA